A genomic window from Parasteatoda tepidariorum isolate YZ-2023 chromosome 10, CAS_Ptep_4.0, whole genome shotgun sequence includes:
- the LOC139426863 gene encoding protein FAM200C-like, with amino-acid sequence MAADVESKLIKFLKEGKFALQFDESTVIDNKAVLAYVRFINESKEINEEMLFTRTLNTDTKGSSIFKLVKDYFEVKEIPLTNVSACATDGAPTMSGCHTGFLGYLKKEVPEVISPFIMLVIVNF; translated from the coding sequence ATGGCCGCAGACGTTGAAtcaaaactcatcaaatttctgaaagaaggTAAATTTGCGCTGCAGTTTGATGAATCAACTGTGATAGATAACAAAGCTGTTTTAGCTTACGTGAGATTCATAAATGAGAGTAAGGAGATTAACGAGGAAATGTTGTTTACAAGAACTTTGAACACAGATACAAAAGGATCatcgatttttaaattggtcaaagattattttgaggTAAAAGAAATTCCCCTCACAAATGTAAGTGCTTGTGCAACAGATGGTGCTCCAACCATGTCTGGTTGTCATACTGGGTTTCTGGGTTACCTTAAGAAAGAAGTACCAGAAGTTATCTCACCATTCATTATGTTAGTCATCGTCAACTTTTAG